Proteins encoded together in one Candidatus Sulfotelmatobacter sp. window:
- a CDS encoding AMP-binding protein: MPFIGEIFSQLKTAADSPVLREIRNGEFVGVTGGEMLELIRKARTFLAARGLKNGDRLGLLAANSVRWIALDLAAMAEGLIVVPLYFRQAPAELVAIIKDSTPSLVCCGDAGLRDGIRQSWAGPNWNEAPPHVLVDEVFAGGDGVALDRPQVRDDDAVTIIYTSGTSGEAKGVVLTAANVGFMLGCTSARLDLLMGGRIGQDSVFHYLPLSFCASWIAVLTFLLRGSLITLNTDLTKIAGDIIATAPHYFLNVPQLLERMRRGVDEQIAQKGGVAQAIYSRAKAARTRRKENRAQAGDAIWLWLAHVIVFPAIRKKMVGANLKALICGSAPLAPETQDYFSMLGIPVLQVYGLTETTGICTMDDPNYVVPGRVGPAVDGMEMSLGENEEIVVRGPNVFPGYWNRPQQTAEALRDGWFHTGDQGEKDVSGNWRIVGRLKNLIVLGSGHKIAPETIEDELLRHLPGAQHVVVVGNGRGYLAAIVTGSVSSEQVQAALDAASAALPHYKQVRAFCLRPEPFSIENGMLTANGKVKRDLISSLMKNEIEDMYRVKQAV, encoded by the coding sequence ATGCCATTTATCGGCGAAATCTTTTCGCAACTGAAGACAGCCGCGGATAGTCCCGTGCTGCGGGAAATTCGCAACGGAGAATTCGTTGGTGTCACCGGCGGCGAAATGCTGGAGTTGATTCGCAAGGCACGGACGTTTCTCGCCGCGCGGGGTTTGAAGAATGGCGACCGGCTTGGTCTGCTGGCGGCGAACAGCGTGCGCTGGATTGCGCTCGATTTGGCGGCGATGGCCGAGGGACTAATCGTTGTTCCGCTCTATTTCCGTCAGGCTCCGGCAGAGCTGGTCGCGATCATAAAAGACAGCACGCCGTCGCTGGTCTGCTGTGGCGATGCAGGACTGCGCGATGGAATCCGGCAGAGCTGGGCGGGTCCGAACTGGAACGAGGCGCCTCCGCATGTTCTGGTAGACGAAGTTTTTGCGGGGGGCGACGGAGTTGCGCTCGATCGCCCGCAAGTGCGCGATGACGACGCGGTCACCATTATTTATACGTCGGGCACGTCGGGCGAGGCGAAGGGCGTGGTGCTTACGGCAGCGAATGTTGGATTCATGCTGGGCTGCACATCGGCGAGGCTGGATTTATTGATGGGCGGCCGAATCGGCCAGGACAGCGTTTTTCATTATTTGCCGTTGAGCTTTTGCGCCTCGTGGATTGCGGTGCTTACCTTCCTGTTGCGCGGTAGTCTGATTACGTTGAACACTGATCTGACGAAGATTGCCGGGGATATTATCGCAACGGCTCCACACTATTTTCTGAATGTGCCGCAGTTGCTGGAGCGCATGCGGCGCGGCGTGGACGAACAGATTGCGCAAAAGGGCGGAGTGGCGCAGGCAATTTATTCGCGAGCCAAGGCGGCGCGAACCCGGCGTAAAGAAAATCGGGCTCAAGCTGGCGATGCCATCTGGCTGTGGTTAGCTCACGTGATAGTCTTTCCCGCGATTCGCAAAAAGATGGTTGGCGCGAATCTAAAAGCCCTGATCTGCGGATCTGCGCCGCTTGCGCCAGAGACGCAAGATTATTTCAGCATGCTTGGCATTCCCGTGCTTCAGGTCTACGGACTGACCGAGACGACCGGCATCTGTACCATGGACGATCCTAACTATGTTGTGCCGGGGCGCGTCGGGCCTGCGGTTGACGGCATGGAGATGAGTTTGGGCGAAAATGAAGAAATTGTCGTGCGCGGGCCGAACGTGTTTCCTGGATACTGGAACCGTCCGCAACAGACGGCGGAGGCGCTGCGCGATGGATGGTTTCACACCGGCGATCAGGGCGAGAAGGACGTTTCCGGAAACTGGCGCATCGTAGGGCGACTGAAGAATCTGATCGTTCTCGGGTCTGGGCACAAGATCGCGCCGGAAACTATTGAGGACGAACTTTTGCGGCACCTTCCCGGCGCTCAACACGTGGTTGTTGTGGGCAACGGCCGCGGATATCTTGCGGCGATCGTCACAGGGAGCGTCTCGAGCGAACAGGTGCAAGCCGCGCTCGACGCGGCGAGCGCGGCACTTCCGCATTATAAGCAAGTACGGGCCTTTTGCCTGCGCCCAGAGCCGTTTTCGATTGAGAATGGGATGCTCACGGCGAACGGGAAGGTTAAGCGAGATTTGATTTCGTCGCTTATGAAGAATGAGATCGAAGATATGTACCGGGTGAAACAGGCGGTTTAG
- a CDS encoding vitamin K epoxide reductase family protein, whose translation MTVSASRNRMLFAVIAVLSVAGVVVSAVSLERHYAKSATAYCEFGQKFSCDIVNRSEYSTIEGIPVAGIGVAGYGVLFMLATFWNSRAETPNRLLGTAIAGLAFALYLTYIEAYELMTWCVLCLTSLLLIVLICLLAIALKVRSEFPRA comes from the coding sequence ATGACCGTGTCGGCTTCGCGCAATCGCATGCTCTTCGCAGTCATCGCCGTCTTGTCGGTCGCTGGTGTCGTCGTGTCGGCCGTATCGCTGGAGCGGCACTACGCTAAGTCTGCAACTGCGTATTGCGAGTTTGGCCAAAAATTCAGCTGCGACATCGTCAACCGGAGCGAGTACTCAACGATTGAAGGGATTCCGGTGGCGGGGATCGGCGTCGCGGGCTACGGCGTGCTGTTCATGCTGGCTACCTTCTGGAACTCTCGCGCGGAGACGCCAAACCGGCTGCTGGGAACGGCGATTGCAGGACTGGCCTTTGCGCTTTATCTGACGTACATCGAAGCGTATGAGTTGATGACGTGGTGCGTTCTGTGCCTGACCTCGCTACTCCTGATTGTTCTGATCTGCCTTCTCGCTATCGCATTGAAGGTGCGGAGTGAGTTTCCGAGAGCCTGA
- a CDS encoding enoyl-CoA hydratase/isomerase family protein: MSDAHFVGQALSWSLTNGVIELGLHRAPLNEIGSLSLGELERFVEALNDLEKGAHALILHSELKAGFCAGADLRELYERSLGMEKDRAVDGVRDFLERIHRALNRIDSASLTTIAAVHGVTFGGGFELALVCDLIVADKMARFCFPELRLGLIPGFGGVPRLKRDLGNAVVRDLLLTGRSFNATKAQQIGLVSQVVAEGEALHAARAMAAQISKFDRETAARAKQFIKPIPRDELRREIDIFCELFPRPVVQAGLKKFVESSDAQPYLP; this comes from the coding sequence TTGAGCGACGCACATTTTGTCGGGCAGGCGCTGTCGTGGAGTCTGACGAACGGCGTCATTGAGCTGGGGCTGCATCGTGCGCCGCTCAACGAAATCGGGTCGCTGTCGCTGGGAGAACTGGAGAGATTCGTAGAGGCGCTGAATGACTTGGAGAAGGGCGCGCATGCGCTGATTCTCCACAGCGAGTTGAAAGCGGGTTTCTGTGCCGGCGCCGACCTGCGAGAACTTTATGAGCGGTCGCTGGGGATGGAGAAGGATCGGGCCGTCGATGGCGTGCGCGATTTTCTGGAACGCATTCACCGCGCCTTGAATCGGATCGACTCGGCGTCGCTGACTACCATTGCCGCCGTTCACGGAGTGACTTTTGGCGGAGGATTCGAGCTCGCCCTGGTGTGTGATTTGATCGTCGCTGACAAAATGGCTCGCTTTTGTTTTCCTGAGTTGCGCTTGGGATTGATTCCTGGTTTCGGCGGAGTCCCACGGCTGAAGCGGGATTTAGGGAATGCGGTGGTTCGTGACCTGCTGCTGACGGGGCGCAGTTTCAACGCTACTAAGGCGCAGCAAATCGGACTGGTCAGTCAGGTGGTTGCGGAGGGCGAGGCATTGCATGCAGCGCGAGCCATGGCCGCGCAGATAAGCAAGTTCGACCGCGAGACCGCGGCCCGGGCCAAGCAGTTCATCAAGCCAATTCCGCGCGACGAATTGCGCCGGGAGATCGACATTTTCTGTGAGCTATTTCCGCGGCCGGTGGTGCAGGCCGGGTTGAAGAAGTTTGTAGAAAGCAGCGACGCGCAGCCCTATCTGCCGTAA
- a CDS encoding glycosyltransferase family 87 protein, whose translation MTLTTTTRSASWLTSKRLRAHGAILALCLWSFYAWNIATPSLRDRNSNLKGTDFLHFYTLGTLAITHRGADLYNMNAQATLAAERIPESEGIQYLPSYPPQVSIFFAPLARLSYGWALALWWICSVALYGACCYAVWKACPRLHDFGGIILLLASAFPAFFHLIAWGQTSAIALACFTLMFFLLRARRDFLAGIVLGCLIFKPQLGVAAAVVFVTTGVWKVVVGAAVSAAAQIFAGVLYYGSEPLRQWLRTLRNVRTLWPLLEPKLYQTHCLRTFWSMLLKGLVPWPEVALGLYLLSAAGVLALTIACWKRRPLVPLHLKYSALLLASVLVAPHLTVYDLVILAPAFLLLADSILTLPLTPPKRRLATILYFIYILPLIGPFTRWTHVQLSVIAMTAALYSIWKISLRVEAVASSV comes from the coding sequence ATGACGCTGACAACCACAACCAGGTCTGCCTCGTGGCTGACGTCGAAGCGCCTGCGTGCTCATGGCGCGATTCTGGCCCTGTGCCTGTGGTCCTTCTACGCATGGAATATTGCCACTCCAAGCCTGCGCGACCGCAATAGCAATCTGAAGGGAACAGATTTTCTTCACTTCTACACGCTGGGCACGCTTGCGATCACACACCGCGGGGCTGACTTATACAATATGAACGCCCAGGCAACTCTCGCGGCAGAACGCATACCGGAAAGCGAAGGCATCCAGTATTTACCTTCGTATCCACCGCAGGTATCCATCTTCTTCGCGCCGCTGGCGCGTCTTTCCTATGGATGGGCGTTGGCTTTGTGGTGGATTTGTAGCGTGGCACTCTATGGCGCCTGCTGCTATGCCGTGTGGAAAGCCTGTCCGCGGCTGCACGATTTTGGCGGCATTATTCTTCTTCTCGCCTCGGCATTTCCCGCCTTCTTTCACTTGATCGCGTGGGGGCAGACGTCGGCGATCGCCCTCGCCTGCTTCACGCTGATGTTTTTTCTGCTGCGCGCCCGGCGTGATTTCCTTGCAGGCATCGTTCTCGGTTGCCTGATCTTCAAGCCGCAACTGGGCGTAGCCGCGGCCGTCGTTTTCGTAACCACTGGAGTGTGGAAAGTAGTCGTTGGAGCCGCTGTCTCCGCCGCAGCACAGATCTTCGCAGGAGTTCTCTATTACGGGAGCGAACCACTCCGGCAATGGTTGCGCACGCTTCGAAATGTGCGAACCCTGTGGCCTCTGCTCGAACCCAAGCTCTACCAGACACATTGCCTGCGTACTTTCTGGTCGATGCTCCTGAAAGGCCTCGTACCCTGGCCGGAAGTTGCTCTCGGCCTTTATCTGTTGAGCGCGGCCGGGGTACTCGCCCTGACCATCGCATGTTGGAAACGACGCCCTCTTGTGCCGCTGCATCTGAAATATTCGGCGCTGCTCCTGGCCAGCGTGCTGGTCGCGCCGCATCTCACGGTTTACGATCTGGTGATTCTCGCCCCAGCCTTTCTCCTGCTGGCCGACTCGATCTTGACTCTGCCGCTCACGCCACCCAAACGACGCCTGGCAACGATTTTGTACTTCATTTACATTCTTCCGCTGATCGGACCGTTCACGCGCTGGACGCATGTTCAGCTTTCGGTCATCGCGATGACGGCTGCGCTGTATTCAATCTGGAAGATTTCCCTCCGAGTTGAAGCTGTAGCCTCGAGCGTATGA
- a CDS encoding alpha/beta hydrolase-fold protein, producing the protein MYSDKAFFRMEEIEQSESYGSPAPGEVIRAQSATGDLRLHEFRSQVFRNTRFLRVWLPPGYDEAESSGRHYPALYLNDGQNLFESSSSFNGVEWQVDETADRLIREGAVPPMIIVGMDNSGRERIREYMPHRSLHPSMWRAQGTRYPSFLFKEVMPFINRYYRVAQGPENTGLGGSSLGALIALYTATVRPGVIGRLLLESPSLWASNRQLIRQSRGVKRWPERVFLATGSAEAGRRDKDQSMVDDVRELAAILGRGGLDDSRLKLVIEEAATHHESAWARRFPEALKFLYGTHE; encoded by the coding sequence TTGTATTCTGATAAGGCATTTTTCCGGATGGAAGAAATCGAGCAATCTGAAAGTTATGGCTCGCCAGCGCCTGGCGAGGTGATCCGCGCACAGTCGGCGACGGGAGATTTGCGGCTGCATGAATTTCGCAGCCAGGTTTTTCGGAATACCCGATTCCTGCGGGTATGGCTGCCTCCGGGCTATGACGAGGCTGAGAGTTCCGGACGCCATTATCCGGCGCTCTACCTGAATGACGGTCAGAATCTCTTCGAGTCGTCGTCGTCTTTTAACGGCGTGGAATGGCAGGTGGATGAAACCGCCGACCGGTTGATTCGCGAAGGCGCGGTTCCTCCCATGATCATTGTGGGCATGGATAACAGCGGCCGGGAACGCATTCGCGAGTACATGCCGCATCGTTCGCTGCATCCCAGCATGTGGCGGGCACAGGGCACGCGCTATCCGAGTTTTCTGTTTAAGGAAGTCATGCCCTTCATCAATCGCTACTACCGAGTGGCCCAGGGGCCGGAGAATACCGGACTGGGCGGGTCGTCGTTGGGGGCTCTGATCGCGCTTTACACGGCGACGGTACGTCCGGGAGTGATTGGGCGACTGTTGTTGGAGAGTCCTTCGCTGTGGGCATCGAACCGGCAGTTGATTCGGCAGAGTCGGGGCGTGAAGCGATGGCCGGAACGAGTCTTCCTTGCGACCGGAAGCGCCGAAGCCGGGCGCAGGGATAAAGATCAGAGCATGGTGGATGACGTGCGCGAGTTGGCAGCGATCCTGGGGCGCGGAGGATTGGACGATTCGCGACTGAAGTTGGTGATCGAGGAGGCTGCAACGCACCACGAATCCGCATGGGCCCGGCGGTTTCCGGAAGCGCTAAAATTTCTATATGGCACGCACGAATAA
- a CDS encoding polysaccharide pyruvyl transferase family protein: MMDLFLEAWVSGNIERAKVRWMLGGNKPWQPGEKLKLLFAGYNGTRNMGSDVRVDEMLRQIRHILGAERVELSVMSQNFEFSKGYFDGTKQVHLPDIFPPFLSDEVPRHHGVVACEGSMFKSKFANALTAMMIGSLGIAAVENKLSVGYGAEAGQMDPLLAKMCGRYCKNSLVITRNEESRTLLRELGVPTELGTDTAWTFEPRPANYGQGILRQVGWDGRTPVLVVCPINPFEWPVKASVAKAALHSLTGAYKKSHYRGPYFHNSGPDADRALEHYLNSIANAVDTFRKKRNVFVILAATERLDARPANSISEKLGGVPVLTSDQYNMYELVSILRACHMMASSRYHGIVTSMPALVPSAGITMDERIRNLMRERGHPELLMTVDDPDLEQKLLAALETLATEGERVANGIARTVVKNLKVMARMGVLFEEEVQRRYPEFTTRHGDWSWEDYLPPMNDSLRQLVAAYS, from the coding sequence ATGATGGATTTATTTTTAGAAGCGTGGGTGAGCGGCAACATCGAGCGGGCGAAGGTGCGATGGATGCTAGGCGGAAACAAGCCCTGGCAGCCCGGGGAAAAACTGAAGCTATTGTTCGCCGGATATAACGGCACGCGCAACATGGGATCGGATGTGCGAGTCGACGAAATGCTGCGGCAGATTCGGCACATTCTGGGAGCAGAGCGGGTGGAACTCAGCGTGATGAGCCAGAACTTCGAATTCTCGAAGGGATATTTCGACGGCACGAAGCAGGTGCATCTGCCGGATATTTTTCCGCCGTTCTTGTCGGACGAGGTTCCACGGCATCACGGGGTGGTGGCGTGCGAAGGCTCGATGTTCAAGAGCAAGTTCGCGAATGCGCTGACTGCGATGATGATTGGATCGCTTGGAATCGCGGCCGTCGAGAACAAACTTTCCGTGGGGTATGGCGCGGAAGCCGGGCAGATGGATCCGCTGCTGGCCAAGATGTGTGGACGCTACTGCAAGAATTCGCTGGTGATTACACGCAATGAAGAGTCGCGCACACTGTTGCGCGAATTGGGCGTGCCGACGGAACTGGGGACGGATACGGCGTGGACGTTCGAGCCGCGGCCCGCGAATTATGGCCAGGGTATTTTGCGGCAGGTCGGGTGGGACGGGCGCACACCGGTGCTGGTCGTGTGTCCGATCAATCCGTTTGAGTGGCCGGTGAAAGCGTCGGTGGCGAAAGCCGCGCTGCACAGCCTGACCGGGGCGTACAAAAAAAGCCATTATCGCGGACCATACTTTCATAACTCGGGACCGGACGCCGATCGGGCGCTGGAGCATTACCTGAATTCGATTGCGAACGCCGTTGATACGTTTCGCAAAAAGCGGAATGTTTTTGTGATTCTGGCGGCGACGGAGCGCCTGGACGCGCGCCCAGCCAATTCTATCTCCGAGAAACTTGGCGGCGTGCCCGTGCTGACTTCCGATCAGTACAACATGTATGAACTGGTGAGCATTCTGCGGGCGTGCCACATGATGGCGTCGTCGCGCTATCACGGAATTGTGACGTCGATGCCTGCGCTGGTGCCTTCGGCAGGTATCACTATGGATGAGCGCATTCGCAATCTGATGCGCGAGCGTGGGCATCCTGAATTGCTGATGACGGTGGATGATCCCGATCTCGAACAGAAGTTGCTGGCGGCACTGGAAACATTGGCGACCGAGGGTGAGCGCGTTGCAAATGGCATCGCCCGCACCGTCGTGAAGAATCTGAAAGTGATGGCGCGCATGGGAGTTTTGTTTGAAGAAGAAGTGCAGCGGCGATATCCCGAGTTCACCACGCGCCACGGCGACTGGAGTTGGGAGGATTATCTGCCGCCGATGAACGATTCGCTGCGGCAGTTGGTGGCGGCGTATAGCTGA
- a CDS encoding diacylglycerol kinase family protein, producing MGTTYLAIVNPAAGGGRSRKLLGPALERLRAGGIEVILSETSRPGQATEMARDAYRRGVRKFIAVGGDGTSYEIVNGLYPQALGGIPGVERGEERPMLAFLPLGTGNSFLRDFSHRGVEHGIESLLAGKSRDCDVMRLRHRDGVIYFINLLSMGFAADVATLRARRFSDWGELGYLTSIFLTLSRFHRRPFPVRVEGKEGFDERRCLFLSFNNSKFTGGTMMIAPNAEINDGLVEYVRWGPIGRLGLIRNLPRLYDGTHIQHPLAERKSASHIEFNLEAPVDVMVDGEVLTLHCEELDVLPGALKVVA from the coding sequence GTGGGGACCACTTATCTTGCGATTGTGAATCCGGCGGCGGGTGGTGGGCGCAGCCGTAAACTGCTCGGCCCCGCGCTGGAGCGGTTACGAGCAGGCGGCATTGAAGTCATATTGAGCGAGACCAGCAGGCCGGGGCAGGCAACGGAGATGGCTCGCGATGCGTATCGAAGAGGCGTCCGGAAGTTTATAGCGGTCGGCGGAGATGGCACTTCGTATGAAATCGTGAACGGGTTGTATCCGCAGGCGCTGGGCGGGATACCGGGCGTAGAGCGGGGAGAAGAGCGTCCGATGCTGGCGTTTCTGCCTCTGGGCACGGGAAATTCTTTTCTGCGCGACTTCAGTCATCGCGGCGTGGAACACGGCATCGAGTCTCTGCTGGCTGGCAAGTCGCGGGACTGCGACGTGATGCGTTTGCGGCATCGCGACGGCGTAATTTATTTCATCAATTTGTTGAGTATGGGTTTTGCGGCAGATGTGGCCACGCTGCGGGCGCGGCGTTTCAGCGATTGGGGCGAGTTGGGATATCTGACATCGATTTTTCTGACTTTGTCGCGTTTTCATCGCCGGCCGTTTCCGGTTCGCGTCGAGGGTAAAGAGGGTTTCGATGAGCGGCGCTGCCTCTTCCTTAGTTTTAACAACAGCAAGTTCACGGGTGGGACGATGATGATTGCGCCCAACGCCGAGATTAACGATGGTTTGGTTGAATACGTTCGCTGGGGGCCCATTGGTCGACTGGGGCTGATCCGCAATTTGCCGCGGTTGTATGACGGGACGCATATTCAACATCCGCTGGCCGAGCGCAAGAGCGCGTCGCACATTGAATTCAATCTCGAGGCGCCGGTCGACGTAATGGTCGACGGCGAGGTGCTGACGCTGCATTGCGAAGAACTGGACGTGTTGCCGGGAGCGTTGAAGGTTGTGGCTTGA
- a CDS encoding SDR family oxidoreductase, whose product MAIFLTGSTGYIGAHVAANLLDTHGAALNVLVRARDPQEAQLRLWRALQLHLDFPRFYEFMQTKVRVFVGDLTSSGFGLNRDEYDRLVHTTDSVIHCAASLNRKSEKSCLNVNLRGTLEVLTLARHAEHYHGLRRFSEVSTVAVAGKRQNEVVSEDRAIEWDRSDYDPYARTKKFCEHMARVLLPDTPKTIFRPSIVLGDSRQAETTQFDMVRAFVFLAGLPALPFRASDKIDIVNVDFVADAIAALHQKDQPKFDTYHLSSGTGSQTFRELTTALAAAQQKRGPVFLPFAEKPFAGSVNFLSNRKGAVAKGASLLKVFMPYLVWNTVFDNTRVTSELGRRPVPFSQYSFSLLKFSRENNFEYPYKPWPAAAGGNAA is encoded by the coding sequence GTGGCGATATTCCTGACCGGGTCGACCGGATACATCGGCGCGCATGTTGCTGCCAATCTGCTGGATACACATGGCGCGGCCTTGAACGTGCTGGTGCGCGCGCGTGATCCGCAGGAAGCGCAGTTGCGGTTGTGGCGCGCGTTGCAATTGCATCTGGACTTCCCGCGATTCTATGAATTCATGCAGACCAAGGTGCGCGTGTTTGTTGGGGATCTGACGTCTTCCGGCTTCGGCTTGAATCGCGATGAATACGATCGCCTGGTACACACGACCGATTCGGTGATTCACTGCGCGGCGTCGCTGAATCGAAAGTCGGAGAAGAGTTGCTTGAACGTGAACCTGCGTGGCACGCTTGAAGTGCTGACGCTGGCGCGCCATGCGGAGCATTATCACGGGCTGCGGCGTTTCAGCGAAGTGAGCACGGTGGCGGTGGCGGGCAAGCGGCAAAATGAAGTGGTGAGCGAGGACCGGGCGATCGAGTGGGACCGGTCGGATTACGATCCTTACGCGCGTACGAAAAAGTTTTGTGAACACATGGCGCGTGTGTTACTGCCGGATACTCCGAAAACAATTTTCCGGCCCAGTATTGTGCTGGGCGACAGCCGGCAGGCGGAGACGACGCAATTCGATATGGTCCGGGCGTTCGTGTTCCTGGCGGGCTTGCCGGCGTTGCCGTTTCGGGCCTCGGACAAGATTGATATTGTGAATGTGGATTTTGTGGCCGATGCGATTGCTGCGCTGCACCAGAAAGACCAGCCGAAGTTTGATACGTATCATCTATCGTCGGGGACGGGGTCGCAGACGTTCCGCGAGTTGACGACCGCACTGGCCGCGGCGCAGCAGAAGCGCGGACCGGTGTTTCTTCCGTTTGCGGAGAAGCCGTTTGCCGGTTCGGTCAACTTTCTCTCGAATCGCAAGGGAGCGGTGGCGAAAGGGGCTTCGTTGCTGAAAGTGTTCATGCCCTATCTGGTGTGGAACACAGTGTTCGACAATACGCGGGTGACTTCTGAGTTGGGGCGGAGGCCGGTTCCGTTTTCGCAGTACAGTTTCTCGTTGTTGAAGTTCAGCCGCGAAAATAATTTTGAGTATCCTTACAAGCCCTGGCCCGCCGCCGCGGGAGGGAATGCCGCATGA
- a CDS encoding AMP-binding protein, with protein sequence MLDLRQYTCLGAALREALDRFSSEVCLIEADRDREKVRLTYSDFKEISLPLARALEDADFDAGDRAAIIMTNQSKWLISAYAVFYCGGVLVPLDYKLTAAEHLQLLAHSKAKVLVIEYHLWRAIMESAEFQKIATSIVLVTEAPLGVDLAGAFRWEDFKRRGAPDFVMRQKDDVACIVYSSGTGGRPKGCVLTHENYLEQCRALTAWYPFWPGVRYLSILPTNHAIDFMVGFIGPFVCGACVVHLRTLRPEFVRDAFVRYRIAYVSLVPMIVKNLERGLRAKFDELPAWKRAFLNAMIATNRALTHRRPNVKLSRMLLSNVHRGFGGEVLALITGGAFMEPSTMQFFYDLGIPVVNGYGLTEAGTALTLNDLKPFRADTVGKPLPGVELRILNPDAEGVGEVAARSKTVMSHYLDDPELTLETIVDGWLLTGDLGRFDGSGHLQLLGRKKNMIVTEGGKNIYPEDIENAFEGMPVKEYAVFAANYIWPKKELGGESLVFILRLEQNQKFDNQLLEDIVMRNRRLPDFKRVGGYLIWEKDFPRTASMKIKRQGLAEEIGRSAERTAVVQL encoded by the coding sequence ATGCTTGATCTCCGCCAATACACATGTCTAGGCGCAGCGTTGCGCGAGGCACTGGATCGATTCTCGTCTGAGGTCTGCCTGATTGAGGCGGACCGCGATCGTGAAAAAGTACGCCTGACGTATTCGGATTTCAAAGAGATCTCGCTTCCTTTGGCGCGCGCGCTGGAGGATGCAGACTTCGACGCCGGAGACCGCGCCGCCATCATCATGACGAATCAGTCGAAATGGCTGATCTCGGCGTATGCGGTTTTTTATTGTGGCGGAGTGCTGGTGCCGCTGGACTACAAGCTCACAGCGGCCGAGCACCTGCAACTGCTGGCTCACTCCAAGGCCAAGGTGCTGGTCATTGAGTACCATTTGTGGCGCGCGATCATGGAGTCAGCCGAGTTCCAGAAAATTGCCACCAGTATTGTGCTCGTGACCGAGGCTCCACTGGGCGTGGATCTGGCGGGCGCGTTTCGGTGGGAAGATTTCAAGCGCAGGGGCGCCCCTGACTTCGTCATGCGCCAGAAGGATGATGTCGCATGCATCGTTTATTCGTCGGGAACGGGCGGGCGACCGAAAGGCTGCGTGCTGACTCACGAAAATTATCTGGAGCAGTGCCGGGCGCTGACCGCGTGGTATCCGTTTTGGCCGGGAGTGCGGTACTTGAGTATTCTGCCGACCAATCATGCCATCGATTTTATGGTGGGCTTCATCGGTCCGTTTGTGTGCGGAGCTTGCGTGGTGCACTTGCGCACGCTGCGTCCGGAGTTTGTGCGCGATGCTTTTGTGCGCTATCGCATCGCCTATGTGTCGCTGGTGCCCATGATCGTGAAGAATCTGGAACGCGGACTGCGCGCTAAGTTCGACGAGTTGCCAGCGTGGAAGCGGGCATTTCTGAATGCGATGATCGCGACTAACCGGGCGCTGACGCACCGCCGGCCGAATGTGAAGCTGAGCCGCATGCTGCTTTCGAATGTGCATCGCGGTTTTGGCGGTGAAGTGCTGGCGCTGATCACAGGCGGCGCTTTCATGGAGCCTTCGACCATGCAGTTCTTTTACGATCTCGGCATTCCAGTAGTGAATGGTTACGGGCTTACGGAGGCGGGAACTGCGCTGACGCTCAACGATCTTAAACCATTTCGCGCCGATACTGTCGGCAAGCCCCTGCCGGGAGTTGAGCTGCGGATTCTGAATCCGGATGCGGAGGGCGTCGGGGAAGTGGCGGCGCGCAGCAAGACGGTGATGTCGCACTACCTCGACGATCCCGAGCTTACGCTGGAGACGATCGTCGATGGCTGGCTGCTGACGGGCGATCTGGGCCGGTTTGACGGCAGTGGACATCTGCAACTGCTGGGGCGCAAGAAAAATATGATCGTCACCGAGGGCGGGAAGAATATTTATCCCGAAGATATAGAAAACGCTTTCGAGGGAATGCCGGTCAAAGAATATGCGGTGTTTGCGGCAAACTATATCTGGCCGAAGAAGGAACTCGGGGGGGAGAGCCTGGTCTTCATCTTGCGGCTGGAGCAGAATCAGAAGTTCGACAATCAGTTGCTGGAAGATATAGTAATGCGAAATCGGCGACTGCCTGACTTCAAGCGGGTGGGGGGATATTTGATCTGGGAGAAGGACTTTCCGCGGACCGCCTCGATGAAAATCAAGCGACAAGGGCTGGCGGAGGAGATTGGAAGGTCGGCGGAGCGGACGGCCGTGGTGCAACTGTAA
- a CDS encoding acyl carrier protein translates to METAEKTLDEILTLAAAHFNVPRHKLSPDDDFFKALGIDSLQTLDLLTKLEHHFHVELPDYELQGVSDFRTLAAKIQARL, encoded by the coding sequence ATGGAAACCGCTGAAAAAACGCTGGACGAGATACTCACGCTAGCTGCGGCCCACTTCAACGTGCCGCGCCATAAGTTGTCTCCTGACGATGACTTCTTCAAGGCGCTCGGGATCGACAGCCTGCAGACGCTGGATCTGCTCACCAAGCTGGAACATCACTTCCACGTCGAGTTGCCGGATTACGAACTGCAGGGAGTGAGCGATTTCCGCACGCTGGCCGCGAAGATTCAGGCCCGGCTGTGA